One genomic segment of Plasmodium cynomolgi strain B DNA, chromosome 14, whole genome shotgun sequence includes these proteins:
- a CDS encoding hypothetical protein (putative), whose product MNTLFKKKKVLRVSHGRDDRRKRKEGQARRGGAGHTGVAPSSENETKVKCQGESDSSGRGNGGRGSGGRGSDRRGRGERSSDRRGSDRRVAHPHGAHVKEEDEDIPPQRDQGGKNGLTEGKENMSESRHEGGNSKAFKSASSPQRCTCDCHRCRSPLRAIDPGDRVDDVSEERVDDVSDDRLTDERGGRLTEERSNDLTDERSNDLTDERSNNLTDESSCPYASPPHCSDASDISNLSPDAFCFEKQFKYIYDLYRQNDKNVYLFYNPPMCRCVNKPLKEKYYRNLCRKYPCLFNCTFEDEEGGGRSNRGEATHTGEAPHTKEAPQTGETPHMGEAPQTGEAPQGGEEPSDAKRLTYAEVASDAVEMKLYAKAFFELCLLQGARGGVGGVERGDGVKEAAGDRTKEASSDRAKNTSSDGAKEAAGDSPRKQSAANSTQAGEPLLGEQEKDMLQKFFNKCLRRMMRRKSPTCENSSCCGLLYVPYSYIVVLLNRKVENLSYICSNLKLPCSTDMYYNNKKNVVTICTKNSVHEFFCYYSLKENRYIKNVLIYDIFFYGFIPFFKPLLNLKVKKNLDKVINYVSYNKGCNLSVVFFWSGGRGGRGGRGGSGVESRVESRVQNRVDSRVDSCGESSSGWSSAESEADETNRRRQGSNMMHLRVCKIININHPNEYKGGRRSRYLKKDCTEGNANRERKDMMNADQQYFANLCNGSEVINNMNINMVVEKIVEIANRKESSLCEESCIFNRQNRMHHLFNEALFFFNDHSDLYTYEEYKKGKLQSVGRGGDQDNKPTMEQQHSAEPVQYLRLLLLNEREQLQRGCILCRGEKKKKNNGNNGNNGNKGNNGNKVNKADKGDKMPYQERIRFIKECYFHLFRIYKNKFRVSLKEEEEAILHRNNWVSEDSLISLGGEGAMPR is encoded by the exons atgaacacGCTgtttaagaagaaaaaagtgttGAGAGTGAGTCATGGGAGAGACGacaggaggaagagaaaggaGGGGCAGGCCCGTCGCGGGGGTGCAGGCCACACCGGAGTAGCGCCAAGTAGTGAAAACGAGACTAAAGTGAAGTGCCAAGGCGAGTCCGATTCGAGTGGGCGGGGCAACGGCGGACGGGGTAGCGGAGGACGAGGCAGCGACAGGCGAGGTAGAGGCGAACGAAGTAGCGACAGGCGAGGGAGCGACAGACGGGTTGCCCACCCACATGGCGCACATGtcaaggaggaggacgaagacATCCCCCCGCAGCGCGaccaaggggggaagaacggCCTCACCGAGGGGAAGGAGAACATGTCGGAGTCGCGGCACGAGGGAGGAAATTCCAAAGCGTTTAAGAGCGCCTCCTCCCCGCAGAGATGCACCTGCGACTGCCACCGATGTCGCTCTCCGTTAAGGGCAATCGATCCGGGTGACCGCGTTGACGACGTGTCGGAAGAGCGCGTAGACGACGTATCGGACGACCGCCTAACAGACGAGCGGGGAGGGCGCCTAACCGAAGAACGGAGTAACGACCTAACTGACGAACGGAGTAACGACCTAACTGACGAACGGAGTAACAACCTAACTGACGAATCGAGTTGCCCATATGCATCCCCCCCACACTGCTCAGACGCCAGCGACATCTCCAACCTCTCCCCTGACGCATTCTGCTTCGAAAAgcaatttaaatatatatatgaccTGTACAGGCAGAATGACAAGaatgtgtatttattttacaaccCTCCGATGTGTAGGTGTGTTAATAAACCATTGAAGGAGAAGTACTATCGGAACCTGTGCCGGAAGTACCCCTGCCTGTTCAATTGCACGTTCGAAGATGAGGAGGGTGGGGGGAGGTCCAATAGAGGGGAAGCTACCCACACGGGGGAAGCACCCCACACGAAGGAAGCACCGCAGACAGGGGAAACTCCGCACATGGGGGAAGCGCCCCAAACAGGGGAAGCGccccaagggggggaggaaccaAGTGATGCCAAGAGACTGACGTACGCCGAGGTCGCGTCGGACGCAGTGGAAATGAAGCTCTACGCGAAGGCGTTTTTCGAGTTGTGCCTTCTGCAGGGGGCCAGAGGGGGGGTAGGCGGGGTGGAAAGGGGTGACGGGGTGAAGGAGGCGGCGGGTGACCGGACGAAGGAGGCATCGAGTGACAGGGCGAAGAATACATCGAGTGACGGGGCGAAGGAAGCAGCGGGTGACTCCCCACGCAAGCAAAGTGCTGCCAACAGCACGCAAGCGGGGGAGCCCCTCCTTGGCgaacaagaaaaagacaTGCTTCAAAAATTCTTCAATAAATGTCTACGTAGAATGATGAGGCGTAAATCCCCAACGTGCGAAAACAGCTCATGCTGCGGGCTTCTCTACGTACCTTACAGTTACATCGTGGTTCTGTTGAATAGAAAGGTGGAAAATTTGAGTTATATTTGTAGCAACTTAAAACTACCCTGTAGCACTGACATGTATTACAACAACAAGAAGAACGTCGTTAccatttgtacaaaaaattccGTTCATGAATTCTTTTGTTATTACTCTCTAAAAGAAAATcgatacataaaaaatgtgctcaTTTATGATATCTTCTTCTATGGGTTTATTCCATTCTTTAAGCCACTACTCAATTtgaaagtgaagaaaaatctgGATAAGGTGATTAACTACGTGAGCTACAACAAGGGGTGTAACTTATCCGTCGTCTTCTTCTGGAGCGGTGGAAGGGGTGGAAGGggtggaaggggaggaagtggcGTGGAGAGTCGCGTGGAGAGTCGCGTGCAGAACCGCGTGGACAGCCGCGTGGACAGCTGCGGAGAGAGCAGCAGCGGGTGGAGTAGTGCCGAGAGCGAAGCTGATGAAACGAATCGACGAAGACAAGGAAGCAACATGATGCACCTccgtgtgtgcaaaattattaacataaaTCACCCAAATGAAtacaaaggggggagaagaagtagGTACCTTAAGAAGGACTGCACAGAAGGAAATGCAAACAGAGAGAGGAAGGACATGATGAATGCAGACCAACAGTACTTCGCTAACCTCTGCAACGGAAGTGAAgtcataaataatatgaatattaATATGGTTgtcgaaaaaattgttgagATTGCTAATCGGAAGGAGAGTAGTCTCTGTGAGGAGAGTTGTATTTTCAACAGGCAGAACAGAAtgc ACCACCTGTTCAACGAAGCATTGTTCTTCTTTAATGACCACTCTGatttatacacatatgaggaatacaaaaaggggaagcttCAGAGTGTGGGAAGAGGTGGCGACCAGGACAACAAACCCACTATGGAACAGCAGCACAGCGCAG AACCTGTTCAATATTTACGTCTGCTCCTTCTTAACGAAAGAGAGCAGCTGCAAAGGGGTTGCATCCTCTGtcggggagaaaaaaaaaaaaaaaataacgggAATAACGGGAATAACGGGAATAAAGGAAATAACGGGAATAAAGTTAACAAGGCAGATAAGGGAGATAAAATGCCCTACCAGGAGAGGATTCGCTTCATTAAAGAGTGCTACTTCCACCTCTTTcgcatttacaaaaataagtttCGTGTCTCcctgaaggaggaagaagaagccatACTGCACAGGAATAACTGGGTCAGCGAGGATTCGCTCATCTCGCTCGGGGGAGAGGGTGCCATGCCCAGGTGA
- a CDS encoding hypothetical protein (putative) has protein sequence MFPSVQLKRSTLLRLSKILSLSSVTSRGKAQELIKNGKVKVNNQVVRQNVVVDINSAIELEGKPILVDVTTKLWGIYKPKHVFCSSERNYEYEERRDVEKRDVQMRVVEKRDVQMRDVQMRDVQMRDVEKRDGEMKDWEMRAGEMKDHSHRLVTARGSPQKGSYSTTQLASGDLRKEFPLEGRKQIGRGGRRSDLYQGHAGEVAERFRQLSWKGDIVRHRSEVGKKQDEVGKQDEVERPARSEPQRLNTNLFDFIRKKNKAYETKNKVSNDIPEHLIVVNSLSASSEGLVLLTNDGDFARNLKDTENNIVTTYIVKVKEELTNEKIKLIEKGCHVGDLHIRPLSVHVIKPHSTSPKWIKITLVEKSHTHLDLLFSKYSLTIRKCKRFSFGPYKASDLLEHFLTPLKIHSTLSAMVPKYSTKLILAQPTGNVLTDEHDKLVLVKDYLKNSAIRG, from the exons ATGTTTCCCTCTGTTCAGCTGAAGAGAAG CACTCTCTTGAGGCTCTCCAAGATTCTCTCCCTGTCCTCCGTCACGTCCAGGGGGAAGGCGCAGGAGTTGATTAAAAACGGCAAAGTGAAG gTGAACAACCAAGTGGTGCGTCAAAACGTCGTCGTAGACATAAACTCGGCTATCGAGCTGGAGGGGAAGCCAATCCTCGTGGATGTCACGACGAAACTGTGGGGTATCTACAAGCCCAAACATGTGTTTTGCAGCTCGGAGAGGAATTACGAGTATGAGGAGAGGAGGGATGTGGAGAAGAGGGATGTGCAGATGAGGGTTGTGGAGAAGAGGGATGTGCAGATGAGGGATGTGCAGATGAGGGATGTGCAGATGAGGGATGTTGAGAAGAGGGATGGGGAGATGAAGGATTGGGAGATGAGGGCTGGGGAGATGAAGGATCATTCCCACAGGTTGGTGACAGCTCGAGGGTCACCACAGAAGGGTAGTTACTCCACTACGCAGTTGGCTTCTGGAGACCTGCGCAAGGAGTTCCCTTtggaaggaaggaagcaaATAGgtaggggaggaagaagaagcgatTTGTACCAAGGACACGCAGGGGAGGTGGCTGAAAGATTCAGGCAGTTAAGTTGGAAGGGAGATATTGTGAGGCACCGCTCCGAagtggggaagaagcaggacGAAGTGGGGAAACAGGACGAAGTGGAGAGACCCGCACGGAGTGAACCCCAAAGGCTAAACACAAACCTTTTCGATTTtatcagaaaaaagaacaaggcttatgaaacgaaaaataaGGTCTCGAACGACATCCCTGAGCATCTCATCGTAGTGAACAGTCTAAGTGCCTCAAGCGAAGGACTCGTGCTACTAACGAATGATGGAGACTTCGCAAGGAATTTAAAAGACACAGAAAATAATATCGTCACGACGTATATCGTAAAAGTGAAAGAGGAACtcacaaatgaaaaaataaagctaaTTGAAAAAGGATGCCATGTTGGTGATCTACACATACGACCACTAAGTGTGCATGTCATTAAACCACATAGTACCTCCCCCAAATGGATCAAAATTACCTTGGTAGAAAAATCACACACCCATTTAGACCTTCTTTTTTCGAAATACAGCTTAACCATTAGGAAGTGCAAACGTTTTTCCTTTGGCCCATATAAAGCATCAGATCTCTTAGAGCACTTCCTCACGCCATTAAAAATTCACAGCACACTCTCTGCCATGGTTCCAAAGTACTCTACCAAATTAATTCTCGCTCAACCCACGGGGAATGTCCTAACAGATGAACATGACAAGTTAGTCCTCGTCAAGGATTATCTCAAAAACTCAGCCATTCGGGGGTAG
- a CDS encoding merozoite surface protein-9 precursor (putative), which translates to MRASFIILSFVVFLVRGHIVKADDKKSFSKLFDANLVNNYEKLFKVIKCQYCLTQKKGAQNEKCKKIMKECEHLLKDGEYITTLKDLMNDLKVGNNDHVYGPNTKELKKIINFLELHMQEIGKLKDMIDTIKDNKAILLVNGGNNPVIHKLNKKMKSLKNNVEYIQKSQDIITEQISKNDDEENNVLPDMFHLNATINKDDNELIQLGNIADNDEEHKFELGGVDIDEFVKNSMKDLFKDGEGFMDAVKTTLIQEGGGIGGELVSLIEKGKEIGEKIVDIEGMITNKNNPANKDGTTIEKLDHFKTELSSYEFLIISLKGIVLSKLKDILLRLLYKAYISYRTKKAIEFEEPPPTEVSEEHYLSELKKGVLELGMKILFNKLRNLLTIVKKKLFPKKAGSKGGKTEKEQKKGDSKTATPETAELSSQMLRGSVPAEDFSLMASIDSMIEEIDFYEKEIYHNPHTQEVMDGGHKGAAAEVQAMDDGSVEDAVEDATIDAVNDATSDATNDTVNDATDEEEMTEQMAEEVVDQIAEEVVEHMAHDMVNMEDVVEDVVEEVAQMEEVAAEVATEVAEEVAQMEEIVQKVVNEAAYVVQEVANAVEEVADAVDDTAQGVDTPENVFEVGTEEVEAVPENAEVGTEEVEAVPENVEVGTEEEEAVPENAEVGTEEEEAVPENAEVGTEEEEAVPENGEVAPENTEVVPENAEVVPENAEVAPENAEVAPENTEVEPENTEVVPENAEVAPENAEVAPENAEAVPENTVEEAAHVDAHVAEQVADDVEEATVNVVEAVPENDAAAPNAADETANTVDTPTDVTA; encoded by the coding sequence ATGCGAGCAAGCTTCATCATCCTCTCCTTCGTGGTGTTCCTTGTGAGGGGACACATAGTAAAGGCTGATGACAAGAAAAGCTTTTCAAAGCTATTCGACGCGAACTTGGTGAACAATTACGAGAAGTTGTTTAAAGTGATAAAATGTCAGTACTGTTTAACtcagaaaaaaggagcacaaaatgaaaaatgcaagAAGATAATGAAGGAGTGCGAACATTTACTGAAGGATGGAGAGTACATCACCACGTTGAAAGATTTAATGAATGACTTGAAGGTGGGTAACAACGATCATGTGTATGGACCGAACACAAaagagttgaaaaaaattatcaacttCTTGGAGTTACACATGCAAGAAATCGGAAAATTAAAGGACATGATTGACACTATAAAGGATAATAAAGCTATTTTGTTAGTCAATGGAGGAAATAATCCAGTGATACATaagttgaataaaaaaatgaagtcacTAAAGAACAACGTTGAGTATATACAGAAGAGCCAAGATATTATAACTGAACAGATAAGTAAGAATGATGATGAGGAGAATAATGTACTACCTGATATGTTTCACTTAAACGCAACAATAAACAAGGATGACAATGAGCTTATCCAACTAGGTAACATAGCAGACAATGATGAAGAACATAAATTTGAATTAGGGGGTGTAGATATAGacgaatttgtaaaaaatagcatGAAGGATTTATTTAAAGATGGTGAAGGATTTATGGATGCTGTGAAGACTACCCTAAtacaagaaggaggaggaatcGGTGGAGAGTTAGTTAGTCTCatagaaaagggaaaagaaattggagaaaaaattgtcgaTATTGAAGGAATGATAACGAATAAGAATAACCCTGCCAATAAGGATGGAACTACCATCGAAAAGTTGGATCACTTCAAAACAGAATTATCATCCTATGAATTTTTGATAATCAGTCTTAAAGGGATAGTCTTGAGTAAACTTAAGGATATTTTGTTACGCCTCTTGTATAAGGCCTACATAAGCTACAGAACTAAAAAGGCAATAGAGTTTGAAGAGCCTCCCCCAACTGAGGTGTCCGAGGAACACTATCTCAGTGAACTCAAAAAAGGAGTCCTGGAATTaggaatgaaaatattattcaacAAATTACGAAATCTACTTACCATCGTAAAGAAGAAGTTGTTCCCGAAGAAGGCTGGAAGTAAAGGAGGTAAGACAGAGAAGGagcagaaaaagggagatTCTAAAACGGCCACTCCTGAAACTGCTGAACTCAGTTCCCAAATGTTAAGAGGTTCTGTACCCGCGGAAGACTTCAGTCTCATGGCCAGCATAGACAGCATGATTGAAGAAATCGACTTTTACGAGAAGGAAATATATCACAATCCGCACACTCAGGAAGTGATGGATGGGGGCCACAAGGGCGCAGCAGCAGAGGTGCAAGCGATGGACGACGGTTCGGTAGAGGATGCGGTGGAGGATGCGACAATCGACGCGGTAAACGACGCGACAAGCGACGCGACAAACGACACCGTCAACGACGCAAccgatgaggaggaaatgaCCGAGCAGATGGCCGAGGAGGTCGTGGATCAGATTGCCGAAGAGGTGGTCGAACATATGGCGCACGACATGGTCAACATGGAGGACGTGGTGGAGGACGTCGTGGAGGAGGTTGCCCAGATGGAGGAAGTCGCCGCGGAGGTAGCCACGGAGGTCGCCGAGGAGGTCGCTCAGATGGAGGAAATTGTGCAGAAAGTGGTGAACGAGGCTGCCTACGTCGTGCAGGAGGTAGCCAACGCAGTTGAGGAGGTTGCTGATGCGGTCGATGATACTGCGCAGGGAGTGGACACCCCGGAAAACGTCTTCGAGGTGGGCACTGAAGAAGTAGAAGCGGTTCCAGAGAACGCCGAGGTGGGCACTGAAGAAGTAGAAGCGGTTCCAGAGAACGTCGAGGTGGGCactgaggaagaagaagcggttCCAGAGAACGCCGAGGTGGGCactgaggaagaagaagcggttCCAGAGAACGCCGAGGTGGGCactgaggaagaagaagcggttCCAGAGAACGGCGAGGTAGCCCCAGAAAACACCGAGGTAGTCCCAGAGAACGCCGAGGTAGTCCCAGAGAACGCCGAGGTAGCCCCAGAGAACGCCGAGGTAGCCCCAGAAAACACCGAGGTAGAACCTGAAAACACCGAGGTAGTCCCAGAGAACGCCGAGGTAGCCCCAGAGAACGCCGAGGTAGCCCCAGAGAACGCCGAGGCAGTCCCAGAGAACACTGTCGAGGAAGCTGCACATGTCGATGCACATGTCGCTGAACAAGTCGCAGACGATGTCGAAGAGGCCACGGTAAATGTGGTAGAAGCGGTCCCAGAAAACGATGCAGCAGCTCCCAACGCGGCAGACGAAACCGCGAACACCGTCGATACCCCCACCGATGTCACTGCatag
- a CDS encoding hypothetical protein (putative): MESVDPELYESLSGCIENEIKDNYLDSMIDCSEEDYHSEDVHYERDDLSEETKRKKYHTYGRKYTDKDFQGDNVNKYYQHLPIYYDGDNNDGPIKKFKRVYKANKIENLERNIREEDLYYPSVPVHWKVYVCLFLDKKYNYENDNDKKIFEKFNKNIRHRYVLEFLSWVKLSTRIYQNTSKVLMLFNLKKKENIFGNLLFFTSVNLHYADMFVKSNPYVKLGLCEELYIYAYQQNNDHFLLGTFPNLFLQKNYLFLKFFNLDKLDHINTLYEKHMRFFIRSNMIFKLGLLKKAAKDNMKDLFLTPSQYLPITESQTRSVLAKFDREMGAFERCSAVEVNSDRSIRRVHTAGGQAVGEPQAADSANSGEGGEGGESGESGESGESDESDESDNVDNAASRDSAASRDHGAPPRRFARDCLAELTIANCRDEEEAREFLEKDPYTRCCLYESIFFCEVREVAPHVKYTEGYMPKAKSYLDYHYDLDNNLNPNYCLEDKPEYMGNRSLAQKKLENHERVDFDILDTFIKLKYTNREVECGEELAEGLAADEGGTAAGGLAAAGGLLKAERASEAEVEVPPPPTTLFKPRKNQKRINKRYRVKIVDYDNDYMEYLCNVQNNKIVHVRKEERDVPVGEETTPCLSRDIYDVLVKDMKDPNIYRKKDIILVDNTLQFFDHLFFKDYLSNFVYISLPPGEFIEEPYAIKDEKNYDFTIFNNSLASQEDFLKRQNYQPRFLKGIWLRKDQSKILFYDKQNNALMYGTGIDKTFSWDKKVNHRVMKRALINMEIALEKIRQGSCVLNDDITVNQETNRTVKEYTDEYTSFERRFTSPHNQLVSSEGYPDYKPPPGLEYLNPHIWEKTPEEHKELMLDTERVQKIHSKFLKKLELYKASIDDDPFTQEVPTESDILGNNNKVQVEYL; encoded by the exons ATGGAATCAGTAGATCCAGAATTGTATGAAAGTCTAAGCGGGTGCAtcgaaaatgaaattaagGATAACTATTTGGATTCCATGATTGATTGCAGTGAAGAAGATTATCACTCGGAGGATGTACATTACGAAAGAGATGATTTAagtgaagaaacaaaaagaaaaaaatatcacacATATGGACGGAAATATACAGACAAAGATTTCCAAGGAGATAATGTAAACAAATACTATCAACATTTGCCTATATATTATGATGGAGATAACAACGATGGAccgataaaaaaattcaaaagagTTTACAAAGCGAATAAGATAGAAAATTTGGAGAGAAATATTCGAGAAGAAGATCTGTACTATCCATCTGTTCCTGTACATTGGAAGGTCTATGTGTGTCTTTTCttggacaaaaaatataattatgaaaatgataatgataaaaaaatttttgaaaaatttaataaaaatatacgccACAGGTACGTTTTGGAATTCCTCTCTTGGGTTAAGCTTTCCACAAGAATATACCAAAACACTTCCAAAGTCTTGATGCTGtttaatttgaagaaaaaggaaaatatttttggaaaCCTGCTCTTCTTCACGTCTGTAAATCTACACTATGCTGATATGTTTGTTAAATCCAATCCTTATGTGAAGCTGGGACTTTGTGAGGagttatacatatatgcttaCCAACAGAATAATGACCATTTTTTACTGGGTACTTTTCCCAACTTGTTCctacagaaaaattatttatttctcaaattttttaatttggatAAGTTGGACCATATAAACACCCTGTACGAAAAGCacatgcgtttttttatacGTTCTAATATGATTTTCAAATTGGGTTTATTGAAAAAGGCTGCCAAGGATAATATGAAGGATTTGTTTTTAACTCCTAGCCAATATTTGCCCATTACGGAGTCGCAGACAAGGAGCGTGCTGGCCAAGTTCGACCGGGAGATGGGTGCCTTCGAGCGCTGCTCTGCCGTGGAGGTCAACTCGGACCGCAGCATTCGCCGCGTGCACACTGCGGGTGGTCAAGCGGTCGGTGAACCGCAAGCCGCGGACTCGGCCAACAGCGGTGAAGGCGGTGAAGGCGGCGAAAGCGGCGAAAGTGGCGAAAGTGGCGAAAGCGACGAAAGCGACGAAAGCGATAACGTAGACAATGCCGCCAGCCGCGATAGTGCCGCCAGCCGCGATCACGGTGCCCCCCCCCGGAGGTTCGCGCGCGACTGCCTGGCCGAGCTGACCATCGCCAACTGCAGGGACGAGGAGGAGGCGCGCGAGTTCCTGGAGAAGGACCCCTACACCAGGTGTTGCCTCTACGAGAGCATCTTTTTCTGCGAAGTGCGCGAAGTAGCGCCGCACGTGAAGTACACAGAGGGGTACATGCCGAAGGCTAAGTCCTATTTGGACTACCACTACGACCTGGATAACAATTTAAACCCAAACTACTGTCTCGAGGACAAGCCGGAGTACATGGGGAACAGGAGCCTTGCCCAGAAGAAGCTCGAAAATCACGAAAGGGTGGACTTTGACATTTTGGACACGTTCATCAAGTTGAAGTACACCAACCGGGAGGTCGAGTGCGGGGAGGAGCTGGCAGAAGGGTTAGCGGCGGACGAGGGGGGGACAGCAGCAGGTGGATTGGCAGCAGCAGGTGGACTGCTAAAAGCAGAGCGTGCATCCGAAGCCGAAGTCGAAgtaccccctcccccaaccACGCTCTTCAAACCGAGGAAGAaccaaaaaaggataaacaaACGATACAGGGTAAAAATTGTTGACTACGATAACGACTACATGGAGTACCTATGCAACGTgcaaaacaacaaaatagtGCACGTGAGGAAGGAAGAGAGGGATGTGCCAGTGGGTGAGGAGACGACCCCTTGCCTGTCGAGAGACATTTACGACGTCCTGGTGAAAGACATGAAGGACCCAAATATTTACCGGAAGAAGGATATCATTTTAGTGGATAACactctgcaattttttgatcatcttttttttaaagactACCTGTCCAATTTTGTATACATTTCTCTCCCACCTGGTGAATTCATCGAAGAACCATATGCCAtcaaagacgaaaaaaattatgattttaCGATCTTCAACAATTCGCTAGCTAGCCAAGAAGACTTCCTAAAGAGACAGAACTATCAGCCGAGGTTCCTAAAAGGTATATGGTTGAGGAAGGATCAGTCaaagattttattttacgaCAAACAGAATAATGCACTCATGTATGGCACAGGAATCGATAAGACTTTCTCTTGGGACAAGAAGGTTAATCATCGCGTTATGAAGAGGGCATTGATAAATATGGAGATcgctttggaaaaaattcgacAGGGGAGTTGCGTGTTGAATGATGATATTACTGTGAATCAGGAAACTAATCGCACTGTAAAGGAGTACACGGACGAGTACACGTCGTTCGAGCGACGGTTCACGTCCCCGCATAACCAACTGGTTTCATCGGAGGGCTACCCGGACTACAAGCCACCCCCAG GACTGGAGTACCTCAACCCGCACATCTGGGAGAAGACGCCCGAGGAGCACAAGGAGCTGATGCTGGACACGGAGCGCGTGCAAAAGATCCACTCGAAGTTTTTGAAGAAGCTGGAGCTGTACAAAGCGTCGATTGACGACGACCCCTTCACGCAGGAGGTACCCACGGAGAGCGACATCTTGGGGAATAACAACAAGGTGCAGGTGGAGTACCTGTGA